In Scophthalmus maximus strain ysfricsl-2021 chromosome 16, ASM2237912v1, whole genome shotgun sequence, the following proteins share a genomic window:
- the rsph10b gene encoding radial spoke head 10 homolog B isoform X1: MTEMPKTAGQGRNRKFPSRSDGSSVNSADIEPNQTDFRGRAGGDELPEVDDMYQLPTLFSLITQRYEGETCEGQLHGNGVASFEGGHTYKGVFAKGLMNGPGVFTWADGLRYEGDFVCNIPMGQGAYTWPNGSSYKGEVYNGIRHGTGSYKCANSGVLYRGQWDQGKRHGKGEVYYNQGESSWYKGDWVKNSREGFGERCYPSGNIYSGEWKNSLRHGEGTMRWLKLGEEYVGMWQEGIQHGRGTHVWILRRVDGSQYSQSNRYTGDFVQGQRHGQGTFFYAGGATYEGEWKNNKKHGEGKFTFKDGHVFEGEFVDDQMKTPSLNGNIAPTPLCGAGVAGSDSDMPLNIECLLDKFPQRKRNTERKQVEFVVMRKDTELRSIYSFYSRLGYDHSPDNTYLLSHLLLWRLLKDCNIHHHDITLTQIARLIKENSTTQIHSPFTPMPLGGLLRCLVIVAYHIYNRDMASNKYLLAACLSKLMTDDVLPNAKNVKGFLFGQPDLSVVAMKYTSRCWEVYQAYSAVHAAPSEDQTMTCRHLLWMFKDLRLLDNKLTTVRLLKIITADSRDPNNLLSCLNLEITFLEFFEVLLCCAEVKCQQVSKSPEESHSLSRSDDEAGDLSEAEDSEKILQTASSLGQSMAECSDTAELSPAQDILESQQEFKTEVNERHQSAGETRGIEAKQETIHQFFNHFFFPAFEHHQLVTENTTEDKHPSN, encoded by the exons ATgacag aGATGCCGAAGACGGCAGGTCAGGGACGAAACAGAAAGTTCCCGAGCCGCTCTGATGGTTCCTCCGTGAATTCAGCGGATATCGAACCAAACCAAACCGACTTCCGGGGCCGCGCCGGCGGCGACGAACTGCCCGAGGTCGACGACATGTACCAGCTCCCCACACTGTTCAGTCTCATCACTCAGAG ATACGAAGGAGAAACCTGCGAAGGGCAGCTTCATGGAAATGGTGTCGCTAGTTTTGAAGGAGGCCACACATACAAG GGTGTGTTCGCCAAGGGACTTATGAATGGACCTGGTGTCTTCACATGGGCTGATGGGTTGAGATATGAG GGAGATTTTGTGTGCAATATTCCCATGGGCCAGGGGGCCTACACCTGGCCAAACGGCAGCTCCTACAAGGGAGAAGTCTACAACGGTATACGACATGGGACGGGATCTTACAAATGTGCCAACAGTGGTGTGTTATACAGAGGGCAGTGGGACCAGGGCAAGAGGCACGGAAAG GGTGAAGTGTATTATAACCAGGGCGAGAGCTCTTGGTACAAAGGCGACTGGGTGAAGAACAGCAGAGAGGGATTCGGAGAGAGATG CTACCCTTCTGGTAACATTTACTCTGGTGAGTGGAAGAACAGCCTGAGGCATGGAGAGGGCACCATGAGGTGGCTGAAGCTGGGAGAGGAGTATGTTGGGATGTGGCAGGAGGGGATCCAG CACGGGCGAGGAACACATGTCTGGATCCTGAGGCGGGTCGATGGGTCCCAGTATTCCCAGAGTAATCGGTACACAGGGGATTTTGTTCAGGGTCAGCGGCACGGACAGGGGACGTTTTTCTACGCCGGTGGTGCAACCTATGAAGGGGAATGGAAGAACAATAAAAAGCATGGAGAG GGAAAGTTCACTTTTAAGGATGGGCATGTTTTTGAAGGAGAGTTTGTGGACGATCAGATGAAGACACCCAGCTTGAATGGAAACATAGCGCCCACTCCTCTGTGTG gtgcaggtgttGCAGGCAGTGATTCAGACATGCCCCTGAATATTGAATGTCTTCTGGATAAATTCCCCCAGAGAAAGCGTAACACTGAGCGCAAACAG GTGGAGTTTGTGGTCATGAGGAAAGACACAGAGCTGCGGTCAATCTACAGTTTCTACAGCAGACTCGGTTATGACCACTCCCCAGACAACACCTACCTGCTCTCCCACCTGCTGCTCTGGCGCCTGCTCAAAGACTGTAACATCCACCATCATGACATCACCCTGACCCAGATAGCCCGTTTAATCAAAG AGAATTCCACCACACAGATCCACTCTCCTTTTACCCCCATGCCACTTGGAGGGCTCCTCAGATGTCTAGTGATCGTGGCCTACCACATCTACAATAGAGACATGGC GTCAAATAAGTACCTTCTGGCTGCGTGCTTATCCAAACTGATGACAGACGACGTCCTTCCCAATGCCAAGAATGTAAAAG GCTTCCTGTTTGGACAACCAGACCTTTCAGTTGTGGCTATGAAGTACACAAGCAGGTGCTGGGAAGTGTATCAGGCTTACTCTGCGGTCCACGCGGCCCCCAGTGAAGACCAGACCATGACCTGCAGGCACCTGCTGTGGATGTTCAAG GATCTCCGCCTGTTGGACAATAAGCTGACCACAGTGAGGTTACTGAAGATCATCACCGCAGACAGCCGTGACCCCAACAACCTGTTGTCCTGCCTGAACCTGGAG ATTACATTCCTGGAGTTCTTTGAGGTACTTCTTTGTTGTGCTGAAGTGAAGTGTCAGCAGGTCTCCAAAAGCCCAGAGGAGTCGCACTCCCTGTCCAGATCTGATGACGAGGCCGGAGATCTTTCTGAGGCGGAGGACAGCGAGAAAATCTTACAGACTGCAAGCAGCCTTGGCCAATCG ATGGCGGAATGCAGTGACACAGCAGAGTTATCCCCGGCTCAGGACATCTTGGAGAGTCAACAAGAGTTCAAGACTGAAGTCAATGAGCGTCATCAATCTGCAG GGGAAACCAGGGGAATTGAGGCCAAACAGGAGACAATTCATCAGTTCTTCAACCACTTTTTCTTCCCTGCGTTTGAGCATCACCAGTTAGTGACTGAAAACACGACTGAGGATAAGCATCCCTCTAACTGA
- the rsph10b gene encoding radial spoke head 10 homolog B isoform X3: MPKTAGQGRNRKFPSRSDGSSVNSADIEPNQTDFRGRAGGDELPEVDDMYQLPTLFSLITQRYEGETCEGQLHGNGVASFEGGHTYKGVFAKGLMNGPGVFTWADGLRYEGDFVCNIPMGQGAYTWPNGSSYKGEVYNGIRHGTGSYKCANSGVLYRGQWDQGKRHGKGEVYYNQGESSWYKGDWVKNSREGFGERCYPSGNIYSGEWKNSLRHGEGTMRWLKLGEEYVGMWQEGIQHGRGTHVWILRRVDGSQYSQSNRYTGDFVQGQRHGQGTFFYAGGATYEGEWKNNKKHGEGKFTFKDGHVFEGEFVDDQMKTPSLNGNIAPTPLCGAGVAGSDSDMPLNIECLLDKFPQRKRNTERKQVEFVVMRKDTELRSIYSFYSRLGYDHSPDNTYLLSHLLLWRLLKDCNIHHHDITLTQIARLIKENSTTQIHSPFTPMPLGGLLRCLVIVAYHIYNRDMASNKYLLAACLSKLMTDDVLPNAKNVKGFLFGQPDLSVVAMKYTSRCWEVYQAYSAVHAAPSEDQTMTCRHLLWMFKDLRLLDNKLTTVRLLKIITADSRDPNNLLSCLNLEITFLEFFEVLLCCAEVKCQQVSKSPEESHSLSRSDDEAGDLSEAEDSEKILQTASSLGQSMAECSDTAELSPAQDILESQQEFKTEVNERHQSAGETRGIEAKQETIHQFFNHFFFPAFEHHQLVTENTTEDKHPSN; the protein is encoded by the exons ATGCCGAAGACGGCAGGTCAGGGACGAAACAGAAAGTTCCCGAGCCGCTCTGATGGTTCCTCCGTGAATTCAGCGGATATCGAACCAAACCAAACCGACTTCCGGGGCCGCGCCGGCGGCGACGAACTGCCCGAGGTCGACGACATGTACCAGCTCCCCACACTGTTCAGTCTCATCACTCAGAG ATACGAAGGAGAAACCTGCGAAGGGCAGCTTCATGGAAATGGTGTCGCTAGTTTTGAAGGAGGCCACACATACAAG GGTGTGTTCGCCAAGGGACTTATGAATGGACCTGGTGTCTTCACATGGGCTGATGGGTTGAGATATGAG GGAGATTTTGTGTGCAATATTCCCATGGGCCAGGGGGCCTACACCTGGCCAAACGGCAGCTCCTACAAGGGAGAAGTCTACAACGGTATACGACATGGGACGGGATCTTACAAATGTGCCAACAGTGGTGTGTTATACAGAGGGCAGTGGGACCAGGGCAAGAGGCACGGAAAG GGTGAAGTGTATTATAACCAGGGCGAGAGCTCTTGGTACAAAGGCGACTGGGTGAAGAACAGCAGAGAGGGATTCGGAGAGAGATG CTACCCTTCTGGTAACATTTACTCTGGTGAGTGGAAGAACAGCCTGAGGCATGGAGAGGGCACCATGAGGTGGCTGAAGCTGGGAGAGGAGTATGTTGGGATGTGGCAGGAGGGGATCCAG CACGGGCGAGGAACACATGTCTGGATCCTGAGGCGGGTCGATGGGTCCCAGTATTCCCAGAGTAATCGGTACACAGGGGATTTTGTTCAGGGTCAGCGGCACGGACAGGGGACGTTTTTCTACGCCGGTGGTGCAACCTATGAAGGGGAATGGAAGAACAATAAAAAGCATGGAGAG GGAAAGTTCACTTTTAAGGATGGGCATGTTTTTGAAGGAGAGTTTGTGGACGATCAGATGAAGACACCCAGCTTGAATGGAAACATAGCGCCCACTCCTCTGTGTG gtgcaggtgttGCAGGCAGTGATTCAGACATGCCCCTGAATATTGAATGTCTTCTGGATAAATTCCCCCAGAGAAAGCGTAACACTGAGCGCAAACAG GTGGAGTTTGTGGTCATGAGGAAAGACACAGAGCTGCGGTCAATCTACAGTTTCTACAGCAGACTCGGTTATGACCACTCCCCAGACAACACCTACCTGCTCTCCCACCTGCTGCTCTGGCGCCTGCTCAAAGACTGTAACATCCACCATCATGACATCACCCTGACCCAGATAGCCCGTTTAATCAAAG AGAATTCCACCACACAGATCCACTCTCCTTTTACCCCCATGCCACTTGGAGGGCTCCTCAGATGTCTAGTGATCGTGGCCTACCACATCTACAATAGAGACATGGC GTCAAATAAGTACCTTCTGGCTGCGTGCTTATCCAAACTGATGACAGACGACGTCCTTCCCAATGCCAAGAATGTAAAAG GCTTCCTGTTTGGACAACCAGACCTTTCAGTTGTGGCTATGAAGTACACAAGCAGGTGCTGGGAAGTGTATCAGGCTTACTCTGCGGTCCACGCGGCCCCCAGTGAAGACCAGACCATGACCTGCAGGCACCTGCTGTGGATGTTCAAG GATCTCCGCCTGTTGGACAATAAGCTGACCACAGTGAGGTTACTGAAGATCATCACCGCAGACAGCCGTGACCCCAACAACCTGTTGTCCTGCCTGAACCTGGAG ATTACATTCCTGGAGTTCTTTGAGGTACTTCTTTGTTGTGCTGAAGTGAAGTGTCAGCAGGTCTCCAAAAGCCCAGAGGAGTCGCACTCCCTGTCCAGATCTGATGACGAGGCCGGAGATCTTTCTGAGGCGGAGGACAGCGAGAAAATCTTACAGACTGCAAGCAGCCTTGGCCAATCG ATGGCGGAATGCAGTGACACAGCAGAGTTATCCCCGGCTCAGGACATCTTGGAGAGTCAACAAGAGTTCAAGACTGAAGTCAATGAGCGTCATCAATCTGCAG GGGAAACCAGGGGAATTGAGGCCAAACAGGAGACAATTCATCAGTTCTTCAACCACTTTTTCTTCCCTGCGTTTGAGCATCACCAGTTAGTGACTGAAAACACGACTGAGGATAAGCATCCCTCTAACTGA
- the rsph10b gene encoding radial spoke head 10 homolog B isoform X2, which translates to MTEMPKTAGQGRNRKFPSRSDGSSVNSADIEPNQTDFRGRAGGDELPEVDDMYQLPTLFSLITQRYEGETCEGQLHGNGVASFEGGHTYKGVFAKGLMNGPGVFTWADGLRYEGDFVCNIPMGQGAYTWPNGSSYKGEVYNGIRHGTGSYKCANSGVLYRGQWDQGKRHGKGEVYYNQGESSWYKGDWVKNSREGFGERCYPSGNIYSGEWKNSLRHGEGTMRWLKLGEEYVGMWQEGIQHGRGTHVWILRRVDGSQYSQSNRYTGDFVQGQRHGQGTFFYAGGATYEGEWKNNKKHGEGKFTFKDGHVFEGEFVDDQMKTPSLNGNIAPTPLCGVAGSDSDMPLNIECLLDKFPQRKRNTERKQVEFVVMRKDTELRSIYSFYSRLGYDHSPDNTYLLSHLLLWRLLKDCNIHHHDITLTQIARLIKENSTTQIHSPFTPMPLGGLLRCLVIVAYHIYNRDMASNKYLLAACLSKLMTDDVLPNAKNVKGFLFGQPDLSVVAMKYTSRCWEVYQAYSAVHAAPSEDQTMTCRHLLWMFKDLRLLDNKLTTVRLLKIITADSRDPNNLLSCLNLEITFLEFFEVLLCCAEVKCQQVSKSPEESHSLSRSDDEAGDLSEAEDSEKILQTASSLGQSMAECSDTAELSPAQDILESQQEFKTEVNERHQSAGETRGIEAKQETIHQFFNHFFFPAFEHHQLVTENTTEDKHPSN; encoded by the exons ATgacag aGATGCCGAAGACGGCAGGTCAGGGACGAAACAGAAAGTTCCCGAGCCGCTCTGATGGTTCCTCCGTGAATTCAGCGGATATCGAACCAAACCAAACCGACTTCCGGGGCCGCGCCGGCGGCGACGAACTGCCCGAGGTCGACGACATGTACCAGCTCCCCACACTGTTCAGTCTCATCACTCAGAG ATACGAAGGAGAAACCTGCGAAGGGCAGCTTCATGGAAATGGTGTCGCTAGTTTTGAAGGAGGCCACACATACAAG GGTGTGTTCGCCAAGGGACTTATGAATGGACCTGGTGTCTTCACATGGGCTGATGGGTTGAGATATGAG GGAGATTTTGTGTGCAATATTCCCATGGGCCAGGGGGCCTACACCTGGCCAAACGGCAGCTCCTACAAGGGAGAAGTCTACAACGGTATACGACATGGGACGGGATCTTACAAATGTGCCAACAGTGGTGTGTTATACAGAGGGCAGTGGGACCAGGGCAAGAGGCACGGAAAG GGTGAAGTGTATTATAACCAGGGCGAGAGCTCTTGGTACAAAGGCGACTGGGTGAAGAACAGCAGAGAGGGATTCGGAGAGAGATG CTACCCTTCTGGTAACATTTACTCTGGTGAGTGGAAGAACAGCCTGAGGCATGGAGAGGGCACCATGAGGTGGCTGAAGCTGGGAGAGGAGTATGTTGGGATGTGGCAGGAGGGGATCCAG CACGGGCGAGGAACACATGTCTGGATCCTGAGGCGGGTCGATGGGTCCCAGTATTCCCAGAGTAATCGGTACACAGGGGATTTTGTTCAGGGTCAGCGGCACGGACAGGGGACGTTTTTCTACGCCGGTGGTGCAACCTATGAAGGGGAATGGAAGAACAATAAAAAGCATGGAGAG GGAAAGTTCACTTTTAAGGATGGGCATGTTTTTGAAGGAGAGTTTGTGGACGATCAGATGAAGACACCCAGCTTGAATGGAAACATAGCGCCCACTCCTCTGTGTG gtgttGCAGGCAGTGATTCAGACATGCCCCTGAATATTGAATGTCTTCTGGATAAATTCCCCCAGAGAAAGCGTAACACTGAGCGCAAACAG GTGGAGTTTGTGGTCATGAGGAAAGACACAGAGCTGCGGTCAATCTACAGTTTCTACAGCAGACTCGGTTATGACCACTCCCCAGACAACACCTACCTGCTCTCCCACCTGCTGCTCTGGCGCCTGCTCAAAGACTGTAACATCCACCATCATGACATCACCCTGACCCAGATAGCCCGTTTAATCAAAG AGAATTCCACCACACAGATCCACTCTCCTTTTACCCCCATGCCACTTGGAGGGCTCCTCAGATGTCTAGTGATCGTGGCCTACCACATCTACAATAGAGACATGGC GTCAAATAAGTACCTTCTGGCTGCGTGCTTATCCAAACTGATGACAGACGACGTCCTTCCCAATGCCAAGAATGTAAAAG GCTTCCTGTTTGGACAACCAGACCTTTCAGTTGTGGCTATGAAGTACACAAGCAGGTGCTGGGAAGTGTATCAGGCTTACTCTGCGGTCCACGCGGCCCCCAGTGAAGACCAGACCATGACCTGCAGGCACCTGCTGTGGATGTTCAAG GATCTCCGCCTGTTGGACAATAAGCTGACCACAGTGAGGTTACTGAAGATCATCACCGCAGACAGCCGTGACCCCAACAACCTGTTGTCCTGCCTGAACCTGGAG ATTACATTCCTGGAGTTCTTTGAGGTACTTCTTTGTTGTGCTGAAGTGAAGTGTCAGCAGGTCTCCAAAAGCCCAGAGGAGTCGCACTCCCTGTCCAGATCTGATGACGAGGCCGGAGATCTTTCTGAGGCGGAGGACAGCGAGAAAATCTTACAGACTGCAAGCAGCCTTGGCCAATCG ATGGCGGAATGCAGTGACACAGCAGAGTTATCCCCGGCTCAGGACATCTTGGAGAGTCAACAAGAGTTCAAGACTGAAGTCAATGAGCGTCATCAATCTGCAG GGGAAACCAGGGGAATTGAGGCCAAACAGGAGACAATTCATCAGTTCTTCAACCACTTTTTCTTCCCTGCGTTTGAGCATCACCAGTTAGTGACTGAAAACACGACTGAGGATAAGCATCCCTCTAACTGA